CCAAGGTCGGTAAGGAGGAGATCGTCGGTCTATGGAAAGCTCTGGAACTCTACTTGAAAAGAGATCATCAGGCCGATTGGGAACGTTGGGAGCGGCAGCTTCAGGTGATCGCCCAGGCTTTTCATGAAATTCCCGGAATCACAACGAGACCATTCGTTCCGGTCATCTCCAGCCAGGTTCCTCATTTGGCTGTTGAATGGGATGACCGAATTCTCAAGTTCAGCAAGGAGCATTTCCTGGAGGCGCTCCGGCGGGGCGAACCACGAATTGAGGTCTCTCCCGTCCCCACCGAGGGAAACCGCCTGGAGTTGAGTTCATGGATGCTGGAGCCGGGCGAGGAAGTAGTGGTTGCCCGTCGCTGCAAGGAAGTGATCGAGGATTTGGCCGGCCGGCCGCCCGTGCCCGACGAGGGGTCGGATCATGCCGGGTGAAACAGAGGACTCTAACGAACCTCGGAGACTTGGGGGGGGCACCGGCTCAACTGCGGGCTTCGGCTTGGTCGAAGGGACGCCGCGTTTGCCTCGCCGACTCCCCCCTTGAGGGGGAGTCGCAGAAGCCGAGCCGCAGGCGAAGGCTGATGCGGAGGGGGCATACGCGACGCCGCAAACCTGCGGCTTCCTGACTTTCGGCGTTTGTTTCAGGTAAGGGTCGGCTGCCGCGGGTGTCGCTCAAATTAAAGGACACTAACGTCGCGGCGCCTGGTACTTTTTCAGGTACCGAACCTGGTATTGGGGTTGATTCACCGCCACCCGAATCTTTCTGAATTTACCGTCTCTTTTGGGATGAGTGGAAAGGTACTCCAGCACGAATCGATTCTTGAGCTGGTAGGGCAGCATCTCCAGAGGGTCGGCGGCCTCTTCTTCAGTTTCCACGAAATACACCGATCCACCGGAATGGCCGGCATAGACCTTGAGGGCTGAGCCCTTGACGTTCAGAATCTTGACCCTTGTCCTGAAACTGACGGCTCCCTCTATTCCCAGCGCGTAGACGGGATGACGGTGTCGCGCGATGTGGTCCAGCGTCGCGGGGCCGGCGATGTCCCGCCCTGCCGAGATGAACAGGACGGCGCGATTGGTATTGCTGGCGGCACGCAGCTTGATCAGGGCCAAATCCAGAGCTTGGCCCATGTGCGGTCTACCGCCGGTTGACAGGTTTTCGACGGGTTCCTCCAGATAATCTTCCGGAGCCATGTAATCGAGAAGCTCGTGGGATTCGCCACTGAAAGCGTTGACAAACAGTTCGTCCGGGCTTTCCAGCTTGGTCGCCAAGCGTTTCAGCAGCTTCAATGCCAGGCGAATCCCCACCCCCTCCATGCTCTTGCTCACGTCGACGAGCACGCCGAGCGAGACCGGGACGTTTCTCTCGAAACGGACCCGGGTCACCCGTTGCGGCTTCTTTTTCTCGAAGACTTCGAAGTCGGCGGCCTGGAGATTTTCGACCGGATTCCCGTTCCGGTCAGTTACCGCCACGTGGAGAGATACAGGCAGGGGCCTGTGGCCGGAACGAGCCGGCCCTTTGAAGAGCCCGTCGGGGAGCAGCAGCAGGCTGCACAGTAGAACTCCCTTGATCGGAAGTCGGATCCGACTTCCGTTTCGGGAACGATTCCCGATCCGGTTGAGTTCAGGATTTTCCGGCATTCAAGCCTTGTCGCTAGCGTTTTTTCTTGCGGTTGACCGCAGCTTTCAGGTCAGCCCCGGGGGAGAACCTGGCGACCTTCTTGGCTTCGATCTTGATGGAGCTGCCTGTCTGGGGATTTCGACCGGTTCTGGCTTTCCGAGTGCCTGTTGAAAAAGTCCCAAAGCCGACCAAGGTCACCCGTTCACCTCTTCTGAGCGCGCTCTGGATTCCCGCCAAGGCTGAATTGATGGCGGCGTCGGCCTGCGTCTTGTTGATTTTGGCATCCTTGGCGATTTTCTCAATAAGATCGGCTTTATTCACGTCGTTCCCTCCTTGTTGGCCCGATTTGGTGCGGAAAGCTGGCCTGGCCCCCGCATCTCTCACCGAGTCGCTGGGTATTTACGTTAATAATGAGGTTGTCTTCGGCGTTCCGTGCCGCCTGGCTTCGAGCTTGTGCCGCCCGAAAGGAGCCCGACGGGCTCGATATGTTTCTTTCCCTTGGCGGTGCACATCCTCCCTAAAACGTAGCCGGCGTTACGTTTGTCGATCGAGACCGCGCGCTGAAGGGAAACATTCTGCGCCATTCTCTGCACTTGCCTCTCGAGTGCAGTCCCCGGTGCGAAATGCGGGCTGAATTGCGAGCTTTATATATTTCTGAGTCAAGCCTTGTCAAGGTCTATTCCGGGCGCTGGTTAGCCAAGGGTGATGGCTCTCAATAACCGGATGATCGCGGCTTATTCAGGCCCACCGGGGGCATCGACATCAACGGTTCTGAGACAGCACACTAGTCGCTGGAGCGGGCGTCCCGGGTCTCGGCCAGCACGCCGTCCACCACGTGGTAACCGCTGGAGTGGAAGATATCGGCGGTGCACACTACCGACACCTTTCGAGTTTCGCCTCTCAGGTATGGCTGCTCCTCGCCGAATTCGGGGTTTCCGGGCTCGACCGGCCAGACGATACGTCCATTGAAGTGCACCACGACCTCCAGACGTGCGCCGCAGGCTTTGCAGACGAACGTACCTGGACTCCCCGGGCGCAGATTTCGCTGGAAGCCGCTGGAATTGGACCCCGACATGACTGGTAGCTCCAAATCAGACAGTTCCAAGCCGCGAGGACACCGGCGAACGGATCCTGCCTGGGACAGACACCCATTGTATCAGTCAAGGTATGCCTGAAATCGACATCCCTGTCCGGATTGCCCGTGAACACTGCGGTCTCAAGTGGATTTTGGCTTGACGGCAGACCGGATCTTACTTTCCAATGGTTGCCATGAAAGTGCGAATCCTCCTGTTTGCGCGGCTGAGGGACCTGCTCGGTACGGATTGCGTCGAATTGGACAGCCCGGATATCGAGTCGGTCGGCGATGCCTATCGAATCCTGCGTGCCCGACACCCCGAACTGGAAGCCTTCAGTCGCAGCCTGCTGGTGGCCGTGAATCAGGAGTTTGCGGACTGGAACACACCTGTTGTGGAGGGGGATGAGTTGGCCCTGTTTCCACCCGTCAGTGGTGGCCAGACACCACCGAATGCCGACTATCCCGTCGACGCGGACGGAGATATTTACCGGATCGTCCGGGAAAGGATTCAAACCCGGGGACTGGTATCTCAGCTCACCCGCGACCAGGATGGGGCCGCCGTCACCTTCTTCGGGATTGTCCGCAACAACACCCGCGGGCGCAAGACCACTCATTTGTATTACGAGGCCTATGAGCCCATGGCGCTTCGCAAGATGCGCGAGATCGGCGAGTTCCTCAGGCAACGCTGGCAGATCGGACAGGTGGGCATGGTCCATCGGTTGGGACGCTTGGAGATCGGCGAAGTGAGTGTCGCCATTGTCGTTACTTCACCGCATCGTGGGGTCGCCTTCGAGTCCTGCCGGTATGCCATCGACCGGCTGAAGCAGACGGTCCCCATCTGGAAGAAGGAGTTCTTCGAAGACGGCGAAGTCTGGGTGGAAGGCGAATGTCGTCCGGCCGAGGCTGATCCGGCGCCTTCCTAGCTTATTTCGGAGACAGGACGCCAGTTACAACCCGGCCACCTGGCGATTCATCTGAGGTTTGAGGAAACGCCAGGTCGTCGAACCATGCCCGCCACGATTCCCTCTTGTAGTTCGAGACTCACACCCATTCTGTATTGGACTGCACTCTGCCTGTTGATTCCGGGTGCGGTACCTGTGCCTTCCCAGGAATCCTCGAATGACGATTATAAACTCGTTGTAGACGTTGACCTGGTCACGGTGCTGGCCTCGGTGACAACGGCTGAGGGCGCTTTGGCCGCGGGGCTGAGCCGAAATGACTTTCACCTCTTCGAAAACGGAAATCCTCAGGAGATCGCTCTCTTCGCCAGGGAGTCCGACCGGGCCCTGAGGCTTCAACTGCTGTTCGACAGCTCTCTGAGCATCACGACCGCGCTGGGGTCTCAACAGGAAGCGGCCATTGACTTTTTGCG
This genomic stretch from Acidobacteriota bacterium harbors:
- a CDS encoding VWA domain-containing protein; protein product: MPENPELNRIGNRSRNGSRIRLPIKGVLLCSLLLLPDGLFKGPARSGHRPLPVSLHVAVTDRNGNPVENLQAADFEVFEKKKPQRVTRVRFERNVPVSLGVLVDVSKSMEGVGIRLALKLLKRLATKLESPDELFVNAFSGESHELLDYMAPEDYLEEPVENLSTGGRPHMGQALDLALIKLRAASNTNRAVLFISAGRDIAGPATLDHIARHRHPVYALGIEGAVSFRTRVKILNVKGSALKVYAGHSGGSVYFVETEEEAADPLEMLPYQLKNRFVLEYLSTHPKRDGKFRKIRVAVNQPQYQVRYLKKYQAPRR
- a CDS encoding HU family DNA-binding protein, with translation MNKADLIEKIAKDAKINKTQADAAINSALAGIQSALRRGERVTLVGFGTFSTGTRKARTGRNPQTGSSIKIEAKKVARFSPGADLKAAVNRKKKR
- the moaD gene encoding molybdopterin converting factor subunit 1 → MKVRILLFARLRDLLGTDCVELDSPDIESVGDAYRILRARHPELEAFSRSLLVAVNQEFADWNTPVVEGDELALFPPVSGGQTPPNADYPVDADGDIYRIVRERIQTRGLVSQLTRDQDGAAVTFFGIVRNNTRGRKTTHLYYEAYEPMALRKMREIGEFLRQRWQIGQVGMVHRLGRLEIGEVSVAIVVTSPHRGVAFESCRYAIDRLKQTVPIWKKEFFEDGEVWVEGECRPAEADPAPS